One segment of Candidatus Woesearchaeota archaeon DNA contains the following:
- a CDS encoding methyltransferase domain-containing protein — MNSDNLAMNLRGADPKTFKAPAHYDRGQAGYFAYAAGMDASMQEKAKFLPYVKEGLILEMGCGNGTVLELLSAYSQNSQIVGVDISDKMLQLAGEREYPNPNIDLQKGDVSDLIAEPGSVDSIVFCSIMHEVYSYDGYSLGAVDQTLETSAKMLSPGGRLIIRDAPKTSDESVYLRFKNLKTHKKFVKFANDFGPYKIDYDYDGEMVRVKENDSREFLSKYIYEQNWDIEVMEQFGVYTVEEWRSQLQAHGFRVVGVQSYLIDWLKKTHYEKDVDMFQKKNGIWVPKEYPDSTMILVGEKI; from the coding sequence ATGAATTCGGACAATTTAGCAATGAACTTAAGGGGGGCTGACCCAAAAACTTTTAAAGCGCCAGCACATTATGATCGAGGACAGGCAGGATATTTTGCATACGCTGCGGGAATGGATGCAAGTATGCAAGAAAAAGCCAAATTCTTGCCCTATGTAAAAGAGGGTCTTATATTGGAAATGGGCTGTGGTAATGGCACGGTTCTAGAATTATTATCTGCTTATAGTCAGAATTCTCAAATTGTGGGAGTTGATATTTCAGATAAAATGCTTCAATTAGCGGGAGAACGGGAGTATCCTAATCCTAATATTGATTTGCAAAAAGGGGATGTTTCAGATTTAATTGCTGAACCTGGATCTGTTGATTCAATTGTTTTTTGTTCAATTATGCATGAAGTGTATAGTTATGATGGATATTCGTTGGGTGCAGTGGATCAAACGTTGGAAACTTCAGCTAAAATGCTTAGTCCTGGTGGGCGATTAATAATTCGTGATGCGCCTAAGACCTCAGATGAAAGTGTATATTTAAGATTTAAAAATTTAAAAACGCATAAAAAATTTGTGAAATTTGCAAATGATTTTGGGCCGTACAAAATAGATTATGATTATGATGGTGAAATGGTCAGGGTTAAAGAAAATGATTCCCGAGAATTTTTGTCCAAATATATTTATGAACAAAACTGGGATATTGAAGTGATGGAGCAGTTTGGTGTTTATACTGTTGAAGAATGGCGTTCACAACTTCAAGCTCATGGATTTAGAGTTGTTGGGGTGCAAAGTTATTTGATTGATTGGTTGAAAAAAACACATTATGAAAAAGATGTTGATATGTTTCAAAAGAAAAATGGAATTTGGGTTCCTAAAGAATATCCTGATTCCACTATGATTTTAGTTGGAGAAAAAATATAG
- the rlmD gene encoding 23S rRNA (uracil(1939)-C(5))-methyltransferase RlmD, translating to MVEPICPHFGTCGGCNTQHVDYDTQLENKKRYIENLIDCENVKAFPSSPWHYRNRMDLLFSPTGLGFRVKGKWYKTVNIDKCFIADKKINKIADEIKLFFKDPDFFDIKKHNGTLRYAVIRTPQNTSSISFVLNSDSFKISNAIDKIKEFAKTTSAENIIVTYVHSNTDTSISEDFFVIKGKDMLTESYLGKQFTYHVQGFFQNNTEMAEQMHKYVNNILKTYETKNKTLLDLYAGVGTFGIINSELFKTVIIAESFPQCIDAAKINLETNKITNATAHVLDAKYLKKLELPTSDLFFITDPPRCGMNPKTIDHINTLKPEVIIYVSCNPNQLGRDIHKLRNYQIKSAAVFDLFPQTPHCEAVVELILKTKTPEPTQ from the coding sequence ATGGTAGAACCAATATGTCCACATTTTGGAACTTGCGGAGGATGCAACACCCAACATGTTGATTATGACACGCAATTAGAAAATAAAAAAAGATATATCGAAAATCTAATTGATTGTGAAAACGTAAAAGCATTTCCAAGCAGTCCTTGGCACTACAGAAATAGAATGGATCTTCTCTTTAGCCCAACAGGATTAGGATTTAGAGTCAAAGGCAAATGGTATAAAACAGTAAACATAGATAAATGTTTTATTGCAGATAAAAAAATAAACAAAATCGCAGATGAAATAAAATTATTTTTTAAAGATCCTGATTTCTTCGATATAAAAAAACATAATGGCACATTAAGATATGCAGTAATTAGAACTCCTCAAAATACATCTTCAATTTCTTTTGTTCTAAACTCAGATTCATTTAAAATTTCAAATGCAATTGATAAAATTAAAGAATTTGCCAAAACTACTTCTGCAGAAAATATAATTGTAACTTATGTTCATTCAAACACAGACACCAGCATTTCCGAAGATTTTTTTGTAATCAAAGGAAAAGATATGTTAACAGAATCTTATCTTGGAAAACAATTCACATATCACGTACAAGGCTTTTTTCAAAATAATACTGAAATGGCAGAACAAATGCACAAATATGTAAATAATATTTTAAAAACATATGAGACAAAAAATAAAACATTGCTTGATCTTTATGCAGGAGTTGGAACTTTTGGAATAATTAACTCAGAATTATTTAAAACAGTAATTATTGCTGAAAGTTTTCCTCAATGTATAGACGCTGCAAAAATTAATTTAGAGACGAATAAGATAACCAATGCAACAGCTCACGTTTTAGATGCTAAATATCTTAAAAAACTCGAACTTCCAACTTCAGATCTTTTTTTCATAACTGATCCACCAAGATGCGGCATGAATCCTAAAACCATTGATCATATTAACACACTAAAACCAGAAGTAATTATTTATGTTTCATGCAATCCAAACCAATTAGGTAGAGATATTCACAAATTAAG